AAAGCGGACTTCCCCGGAATTGATGAGCTCCCGCTCAAGATCGCGTGTAAAGACTTCGGTATCGATGTGCTCCATACTGTCGTTTTGTACTCTGCCGACAATAACGACCGGTTCGCGGTCCTGCGCGTCTTTAAAGCGCTGCAGCCAGGGGCGGCGAAGCACATCGCCAATCATCGTTTCAGAGACGATTCGGGCGTCGCGGTCATTCCAGCGTCCTGAAAGCTCGGGGGCTTCATCAGCACCAACGCGGGTCACGGTTTGGCTTGGCCCGCCGGCACAGGAAGCCACAAAAAGAAAGCTAAGCACAATTATGAAGCTGTGGATCAAAGATGGGGTTTTCATATCGGACATCAGAGGTTTTCTAAATTAAATGGAATAAATACTGAGGGTTTTGGCAGACATGCTCAGTCCCGGATGAGTTCACGGAGCTGTGCTTCGAGAAACGTTTTGAAGGGCCGCTCAACAGCTGCCCTTGCGTCGCGGGCTGTTCTGCGGGAAGCCTGATCTTCCGTTGCGGCACCCGTGCGGCCTTCCCGAAAAAACGAACTGAAATCGGTTCTCGTTTGGGTATCCTGAATATCAACCGTCAGGCTCCAGTGTTTGAAGTGTGCGTCGGTACGGCCGAGATCGGTGTCTTCCATCAGAAAATCTGCCCGAACGTTCAGCAAAGCACTTCCGACACCTTCTCCCGTTCTGAACCCAAGCTCCTGAAATGCACCGCGCAGGGCTCCGTCGAGCTCACGAGGGAAATCATCCGATGTATGAATCTCCACGGTTGCCTGATCGGCAAGCTCATCCAGTTTACGCTCAATTTCTAAACGGCGCTCCGTTTCTGTGTTGAACGGAACAGACCGCGCCAGAATCAGATCGCGCTGCTGCGACAGGTTTTCATTCACGCGGCTGATGGTGAGGGCGGCCCGGTAAAACCCCATTTTGCGAATCACGCTGTTATCGCGCTCCGCCTGACCAACAATCGACTCAATCACCATATCATTGCTGGTGATTTCCCTGGAGTAAATGATAGAAGTCGGCAGGCGCTCAAAGCCGATCAGCACGTAGTAGGTCCCTTCCGGACTGCGGTGGGTTTCATACATCTGAACGTTGAGCATTTCTAAATCAGAAGTAACCTGCGTGGTGGAAATGAGGCTGGTAATGCGGTTCAGATTTACATCTTCGCCCTGCATGGTTTCGAGAAAATCATCAACCAGGGTTTGGCTTGCCTGAACATCTGCCCGAAAGGTACGGGCGAGATTTCCGGCGGCGTTATCCTGCGCAGCCTGCAGTGAACTGCCGGAACCAATGGCGGTCAGGTACTGCTGATCGGGGTATACATCGCCGGGACTTGTAAGCCATTGCGGCGTTCGGGGCGTGGAAGCACAGGAAATCAGCATAATGCTGAGCGCCAGGGTAAGCGGGATGGTAAATAGTTGTTTCATACATTTTGGGTTTAAATATGCAGGAAAGTGAAAAAAACCTGAACCGGATTAAACTTAGCCCGGGAAAAATGTTTCGGCAATCTGAAGCTTGTTATCAGGTGAAATGTCTACATGCTGCACGAGTTCATGGATGATACGATTTGTTCTGTCAAAATATCGGATTTTGATTTCGTGCGTACCGGGCGGCAGATGTACCGTTTGTCCGTGCACCCTGCCCGGCATGGTCTGCCAGCTTCTCAGGTCGGCAACTTCTGTGAGCTCCGTAGCTATGGTTCCGACAAGTCGCGCCAGAATACGCCCGCCTTCCCCAAACTCGCTTGCAGCTGCGCGCTGTCCGGCACGGTTAGCGACATGTTTTAGCGTTGAACGGATGATGGCTCTTGTTATGATAATCGGACGCCGCACCTGGAAAACACTTTCGGCCGTTGTGGCAAAATCATCTAAAAGAGGCATGGAGACCGTCTGCGTACCATTGATGACGGCTTCGACACGCTGAATGCTTGTGGGGTGCTGCCTTAGCGAAGGGACAGCATATTTTATATAGGTACGCAGGTCATTCGAATAAATACGCAGCTCATTGGAAACCTTGCTTGGCGCTTGTCCGCCAAAACCGAGAAGTAAAACATTTCCGGCTTCCGGCGCGCCGCGTCCCTGAACAGCGGCAGTTGTTCCTCTGGAAGATTCAATAAACCGTTGCCCCGGGAAGTTACGGGAGAAGGTTCGCTGAAAGCGGTCGAACTCAATACGGGCGTTATCTTCGCGTCCCTGCCTGGAAAAAATAACGTAGCTCAGAAAGTGTCCGAACGGACTCGCCTGAATGTTGGTGCTGCCACGCCCCCAACCGGGGCTCGTGTCTGTACTTGTGGTGTCGCTTCTCGAAAGGGTTTCCACCAGTCCGTCATAGCGGATAGATAAGTTTTCAAGTTTAAAGGAAGCGCGGCGGGCTTCTACGGTGGCGGCTTCCAGATCGCCTAAATGAATGGCAGAAAGGGCATTAAACAAATTAATCATCACATCTTCATAGTCTTCGCCCTGATATTCAAGTTCGCCATCATTTACAAGGAAGGCCCGCAGGTTTCGCTCTACAGAAATACCGAACAAGCGGTCTATTTCTTCCTCAGCACTTATAAAGTAGGCCTTACTTTCCGCGTGATTGCCATTAAAGTAATGAAGGGTACCCAGCTCGAGATTAAGTAATACCTGATCTTGTGTCCGGTATGCACGTGCGCCAAGCTGATCCAGCAACTGTTGTGACCCGGCTATATCGCCCGAGGTAAAGGAAGCCCTGAGCTGATTTTGAGCTTCCATCAGATTGGTCATTCCGCAGGCAGAAATTGACAGTAAAACCACCGGCAATAATACCGCCCAAACCAATAGATTTCTGTGATAATGGAATAAATGCACGTAAATCCGTAAAACTGAGTTAAATGATTACCTCAATTATACGAACATCAATTGATTTAAGTGCACTTAAATTTGGGGAGATTTCGAAGCCTTCAGACTTCACCATATCTGTTGTGCTTATATGAGCATATAGACGCAGGGCATTAAATCGGACTGTTCCGCTTGCTTATAAATTTGAATATCTATATTATAATAGAAGCCATCTTTGACTTTAGCTCATTTGAACATCACACCTTTAATATATTCCGATATGTACTATTATTTAAGTTCTGAGACAAAGAGCAAGCCGGCCATGCTGCTTATTGTTCTTATTTCCCTGATTGCGGTTTTCGGATTACTAAGCTGTCAGCAGGGGGCTGACCGCACCGCAGAAGCACCTGTGACGCCACATCCGCTTTTTGAAATTTTACCGGATGATGTTGAAGATCCGGAAGACAATATCCGCACCCCGGAACGTATTGATCTTGGCCACAAGCTCTTTTTTGAGCCCAAACTTTCCCGTTCCGGTATTATCAGCTGTAACTCCTGCCACGTAGTTGGTGCAGCCGGTGTTGATCACCGGGCCCGAGCTATTGGCGAAGGCGCGCAGGTTGGTCCGAGAAACTCGCCAACCGTATTTAATGCTGCTTTCCTGAAAGCGCAGTTTTGGGATGGCCGTGCTGCTACCCTCGAAGAGCAGGCCAAAGGCCCGATTCAGGCACACGTTGAAATGGACCTCACACCAGAAGAAGCCATCAACCGCCTTTACAATACCGGCTACATGCCGTATTTCGAAGCTGCTTTCCCGGATGAAGAAGAGCCGCTTACTTTTGAAAATCTTGCCAAAGCCATTGCAGCCTTTGAGCGAACCCTCCTCACACCGGGCTCACCATTTGACCATTATCTGGCCGGTAATTATGAAATCCTGAATGATCAGGAGCTTCGCGGTCTTTCGCTCTTCCAGGACGCAGGTTGCGCGAGCTGTCACCACGGTCCGCTGCTCGGCGGCAACTTGTTCATGGAATTCTCCCACCTCGGTGGCGAAGATGTCGGCCGCGGTGCCATTACCGGCTACCCCGGCGATCAGTTCGTGTTCCGCGTAGCACCGCTTCGCAATGTTGCCCTTACCTATCCTTACTTCCATGACGGAAGCGTAGCAACCCTCGAAGAAGCCGTTTCCATTATGGGTCACGCACAGTTAAACCGTGACTTGAATGAGCAGGAAGTTGACGATATCGTAGCATTCCTCAACACCTTAACCGGTGAATTCCCGATGATTGCACATCCAAGCCTGCCGCGCAACCCGCCCGCACAGCGAAGATAAACCTGAGTATAATTCATTGTAGTTAGTAGCAAAGTTAGTGATAATGAAAACCCGCATGGTTTTCTCCAGAAAGCCCGGTTTAGTCGCCGGGCTTTTTCTTTTTGACCATATGTGCGGGTATTTTTAAACCCTAGTAAAATTTTTCTTAATTTGGGCGTTGTATCCTGCAACTCTAAGCAATACTTCCGGTACAAAATGTACCTGAGACCTAAGCCTACCTTTTTTTCTTTCCTACCTCAAACCAAACCTACATTCGTTATGAATAAGCTTTACATCCCCGCCCTTTTTCTTAGTCTGATGCTGATTGCAGGCGCCTGCGGTTCATCAAGCAGCAGCTCCATCACCAATGTTGTTGTGCCCGAATGGATTCTGAACACCCCGGTCGATGATGATTATTTTTTCGGTACCGGTAATACGACTTCCCGTGACATGAGTCTTGCTGTGACTAAATCCGCAACAGAAGCAAGAATTGAGATTGCACAGCAAATTGAAGTTAAAATGAGTGGTATGCAGCGCCGCTTTCAGGAAGAAGTGGGCCTGGGTGAAAATTCAGAACTGCTCGATCAGTTTACTAACGCCTATAAGGCGGTCGCTGATGAAACCCTGGTAGGTTCACGGATCATCAATCAGGAAATTCGTCAGGAAGGCAGCATTTACCGCGCGTTTGTGCTGGTTGAAATGCCCGTTGGCGCGGCAAGTGAAGCCATGATGCAGCGGCTTCGTGAAAACGAAAACCTCTACACCCGCTTCCGGGCTACCGAAGCCTTCCGCGACCTTGAGCGCGAACTTGAAGAGTACCGCGATCAGAGAAACCGCCCCTAAACGCAAGGCTGATCTTTATTTAGCTCAGTAGCTTTTCCAACTCTGCTTTCAAAGCCCGGACGCCGGATTCTTTCCCGACTCCGGGCTTTTTTTATTCCCATAACTTCCGCTACTATGAATTACTACTACCGTCCAACTATTCTTCTATGCATTGCGCTGATTGTATGTTTTCTACCTTTGCAGGCTTCCGCACAGGATGCCGACTATCAGCAATGGCTGCGGCAGCAACAACAGGCCTTTGATGATTTTGTGAGCGACCAAAACCGCCGCTTTGCCGAATTTTTGCGGCAGGACTGGGCGCGCTTTGAACAGCAAACCGCTGCAGCTGCGCCTGACCCTACCCCAAAGCCAACCGAAGCGCCCGTCGCCCCGGAATCTGAACCTGAGCCGGCACCCGAGCCCGAGCCACAGCCAATTCCTGATGCTGATCCCGTACCCATATCCGAACCGGAACCGGATCCCGAAACCGATCCAACACCTGAACCTGAACCTAAACCTGAACCTGAACCTGAACCTGAGCCTCAACCCCCTGTCCCGCCTCTGCCACCGGCACCGCCTGCTCAGGAGCCGCTGCCGCCTTCCGAACCTTTGCTCCCGCCAGGCTCAACTTTTGAATGGCACTACTATCAGGCCCCGCTGCCCGATTTCACCCCGCCCACCCGTTTCAGGCTATCGCGACTAAACAGCGACACCATTGCCGACGCATGGCTCGAAATGGCGGCAACCAATTATGATGAAGTGATTTCGGTATTTCAGCGCTTCAAACGGGATAACCGGCTCAACGAATGGGCTTACGTCCGGCTGATCACCGATTACAGCAATCTGGTTTTCAGCCGGCACAATGAGTCCGTCTTTTTGGCCTGGTTTCTGCTTCACAACAGCGGTTTACAGGCCAATGCAGGCTACTCAGAACAGCGCCTGCACCTGCTGATGCCGCTTTCGGAACGGGTGTACAACCGCAATTTCTACACGCTCGGACCGGAACGTACCCGTTTTTACGTCATCGAAGCCGGCCATACGCCGACCGAACGCCCCGGCGCCATTCGCACCTACAGCCCCGATCAGGAAGCCGGGCTGCGGGTTACAGACGTAGCGCTGCGTCAGATTCCCGTATCCCGCGGACATTCAGAAACAGAGCTGACATTCGAGTTTAACGGCGATCAGTTTCTATTCCGGCTGAACTACGACCGCAGCTACCGCTCCCTGCTATCCTCCTTTCCTTCACTGCCGCCGGAATTCTTTTTCGCCGCACCGGTGTCAAATGGTCTGTACACAGCCCTCGGTGAACAAATCCGGCCTGTGCTTGCCGGCATGGATACCCGTACAGCACTCGATTTTCTGCTCCGTTTTGCACAAACGGCCTTTGAATACAAAACCGACAACGAGCAATTTGGTCAGCAAAGGTACATGACCCCGGATCAGATTCTGCACTATCCCTTTTCCGATTGTGACGACCGCGCCATTTTCTTTGCTTTTTTAGTACGCAGCTACTTAGATCTTGATGTGGTCGGAATCAGCTGGCCCGGACACATGGCAACGGCCGTTCGTGCGGGTCATGACCTTCCCGGCGACAGCTTTGAGCACGCGGGTGACCGCTGGCTGATTGCCGACCCCACTTTTATCGGAGCCCGTGCCGGCATGACCATGCCCATGTTCCGCGGACAGGAAGTTACCCTTCATCTTTTTTGATTTTTTCGGATGATGTTTTCTCGTGCCCGTACGCCGCTGTTTATCGTACCAAAAACCGTGCTGCTGCTTGCACTGCTCTCAGGTTTTGTTTTTTTAGGGGGATGCGGAAGCTCCGGTGGCGGAAACCTTTCACAAAGCCCTGAACGAAGCGGCGTTGTGCATGGTCCGGGACAATATCCCGGATGGTTTCTGAATCCGCCTGAATCGCAGGGGGCACTTGCCGCCGGTCTCAGCCGGCACAGTCAGATTTACCCTGAGAATTCACTTGAAGCGGCAGCCCGGGACGGGGAAGCCGCCCTGCGGGCTCAGCGCGGACTTCGGGTTTCCTACAACAGCTTTTGGGAAGTGCTGCCCGGCCAAACCGGTCGGGAAACCGGCCGGGAGTTTTTTACAGACACCCTTGGCGTGCAACCCACCGATGTACAGCTCCTCGGTGAAGCCGTTATCGGAAACCTTCACCTCGGTCTTTTCGGAAGCACCGTAATGAATGCTGATCACAGACTGCGTACGCCGGGGCGCAGGCCCGACTGGGTACTGCAAACCCCAACGTCTGAAACCTACGACTTCGGCGTTGGCAGCCATCCGGCTTTTATCAATGAGCACACGGCCTGGAAACGGGCCGAAATTCAGGCGCTTAAAAACCTTGCAGCCGGGCTTGAAGTACGGGTGCAGCTGCTCGACCGACGGCTAAATGCGCTTCAGGGAGGCGCCCGCTTTTTGCAATCCGACATTTACGCAGACTGGTTCGAAGTCGCGGCCCGATGGCGGGATGACCGCAACGTGTACGTTTTGGTCCGCGCCCGTGCGGTTTCAGTGCTTGAATGAGGAGGTTAAACCCGTAACCTTCACAGCGAAACAGGCTATTTGCTGTGACTCAGCGCTTACATTTATTGTCGCCAAACCGCATTTAAACAGTAGCTTGCCTAAAACATTTTATTCGTTAGTGAATCATACGGGTTAAAAAATTCTTGCAATACTTACACCGGCATAAAAGCCCGGACGGTCAAGCCGCCAGTTTGCGTCAATGCGGGCGAGACTGAAAATCCCGTTTAGGGAAATGCCTGCTTCATGGCGGAAGGCGTTGTCGTAAAAGGGCTGAAACCCAAGGGTCTCGAGACGGTCATCGCTGATCCAGGTACGTCCTGAGCCACCGTGAATCAGTAAGCCAAGTCCCTGCCGGGCCAGCCACCGGGCACCGATGAGCTCGAAAGGGGCGCTGCGGAAATTGTGCTCCCAAAAAAGCGCCGCCCCGTGCTCCCCTTCGAGTATTCTGTTTGAAGTCGTCCGGAAGCCGCCATAAGGTGCAAAAACAGACAGACGACTGTCAAGCCCGCCAAACGCCTGTACCGGAAGATCACCCGTGTGCGTGAACGCTTTGAGACGCAAATCGAGGGTATTCGTAAAAAAGCGACGGCGAAGAAAGGTTTCGATTCTCAGATCAAGCTGTGCCTCGTATCGGGTAAACCCGAAATCACCACCCATCCAGTCGTCATTTGCGTGCTTTAAACCGAGTGTGAGCGCACTTCCGCCGGCAACGCCAAAAGAGGCCGGGGCTGCCCCTAACCGCACCCGTGCTTCAATACCCCGCATTTCGCCATCTTCAATAGGAACATTAGGCCGCTGAACGACTCCCCCTCTGAATGAATAGCTTGTTGTCTGCTCCAGCGACTGTTGTGATTCCTGAAAAAAACCTATCTCTGCCCTCAAGGGCTGCCCGGCAATGCGCTGTCCCGGAATCCAGATACCGGTCAGGCTGAACCGCTCACTACGGTAATAATCAAAATAATCTGCATTTCCGATGAGGGTATTGAGGCTGGCAAAGGTGAAATTGTATTGCCCGGGATTAATTCGCGCACGTGTGTCCGCGTCATAGGTTAAGCGCAACCCCAGGCGGCGTTCAAGCTGCGGTACCCTGTAAAGCACCGATCCGCCCCAGGACCAGGTTTCAGTACCGGTACCGTATCCCAGGAGCGCCTCAATACGAAGCCCGGGCGTGATATCGAAACGCGGGTTCAGACCCGCATAAAAGGTTTCAGCACGGTTGAAGCGAAGCTGCGGCCGGTAACTTACCGATCTGCGGAACTCCCGCTGCGTCGGCGGACCGGTTTGCACAGCGCCCTCTCCTGCGATCCGGGCGAGAAAGCCGCTTGGCTGAAACGCGTCAGAGATGGTTTGGGTAGAGTCGATGGTTTCATAGGCAAGCCGCTCTGCTTCTGAAAGGGGGATGGCTTCAGGCTCGTGCTCAAAGCTGCGGTTGAGGCGGGCACGTTCCGGTTCACTGAGGCGGGTTAGGCTGCGCTGCGTACCAAATACCGAATCGGGGACGGCAATATTGACTTCATACTCACGGATAGAAGACACCAAATCGAAACGTATTTCCGGAAAACGAAAGCCGGGAAAGCCCACCTCCACAACACCATTTATGCGCACGTCAACCGGCAGCCAGAAAGGGCCGCCGTAGTTGCTGAACTGCTGCTGATAGCGCAGGTTAAATTCCTGAATAGGGGGCGGGAAAAAGATCATCTCGCCCGGCACAAGGTTCACTTCGAGCAAAGCATATTCATCAGCAAGTACCGAAACTGTGCCTTCGAATACCGGTTGCAGCCGGGTTTTGGGTATCACGCGGATATCCCACACCATCTGATTGCCGATATAGCGGCGGCCTTCAACCCGGAAATCGTAGTAACGAAAAGCATTCGGGTGGGTCACCCCAATTACCTGAAAGCCGGCAATTTCGATTTCATCATCATAGAAATTGGGCAAATTGCGCGTACCGGCAAAATTCTGATCAGCGAGGAGGTTGCTTGTCTGCCGCTGATCAATCATAAACTCCCGAAAGCCCCTGCCCCGCTTCCACCATGTTTGGGTAAGGCTCTCGCTGATACTTACAATGCCTTCGTTATTGCTGAGCCGTGTGCGGGTATAGGCGTCAGCACGCCAATTCTCCAGCTCGTTCTGCCAAAGCTGCTTGCGCAAAATCACCCGCTCCATGATGTGATTGGCGGGATCTTCACCTGTAAAAACGAGCGCTTCCAACTCGATGGATGAAGGCTGTAGTGCCACAAGCTGATCCCGGGTTTCAGCGGTAAATGTGAGGGATTCCGTTTCATACCCAATGAAGCGGAAGGTAAGCGTGGCCGGAAATTTAGGTACGGGAAAATCAAAGAAGCCTTCATTATTGGTGATGGCTCCGCGAAAGGTACCTTCCACCTGAATGTTTACAGCGGGAAGGCCTTCACCGGTCTCCGCGTCTGTTACCAATCCTGTTACCCGTAAGGTATCCTGCTGTTCCGTAAGCACAGCTGTGCCGCTGAATATTACCGCTTTGGCCCGCTCTATTCCTATGAGCACGAATACCAAAGCAAGAATTAAAAGCCCTCTTTTAAGTGCTTTTTTCGGGCCCTCATTACCTGAACCGCCTTCACGGGAAGAACCGTGGTACATGTGATATTGCAAATTATACTCGCTGACAGGCTGTATCATAGGTTTTTTGGAAAGAAAGGGGATTTTATGGGGTTGGGTAACAGGCAAAGGAAAGCACAACTAACCGGGGCTTAATTGCGGCAGATTACGTAAATTGAGATGATGTGTTCGCTTTCGTTTCCTGCATAGGAACATATCAATATGACCCTGTAGTTCAACCGGATAGAACGATAGCCTCCTAAGCTTTAGATCTGGGTTCGAGTCCCGGCGGGGTCACACCTTCGAGCGAATGCCGTGCCAAAGCTTATTCTTTTGGCAGTCTTAATTTTGAGGTAAAGCGGCTTTGTGCGCTTATTGATGAGCTCTAAGTGCACATTTGATGGCTTATGCTTCCTTTGGGGTACTTAGTACGGAAAAGCTCGGGCTTTCCCTTGTTACCAAAATTGTTACCGGCTTACCCTTCCTTTTGTGCGAAAAACCCGCTCATTGAACGCGGATTGAGCGGATGTTGACAGATTTTTTGGAGACGCGTTTAACCCGCATTATTCACAAAGGGTGTCGCGGAGGTGCCGGGTTTTAAAAATACATGCAATCCGCAGCCGGGGTCACTATATTCTGAAACCCAAAAGCCAACCACCTCCCAAAGAACCTTCCGCCGTGTACACCCTGATTGCAACCATTGGCACTTCTCCCGCTGTACTGACCGAGGCGGTTTATGCGCTTCATGAACAGGGGCTTTGGCCGGTTGAGGAAGTCATCATCATCACAACCAAAACCGGCGCGGCGAAAACGCGAGAGCTGCTGTTTGGGGAAGGCAGCGATACCGAATCCCAATGGAGCCGGCTGTGCCGTGCCCTGGGAATTGGGGTGCATGATATCCGCGTGCCCGGCATGCGTGAGCTGCGGGGCATACCTGCCGGGGAGGGCGGCAGTGAGCTCGAAGATGTGCGCAACACCGCCGACGACGCCCGGATGGCTGCGTTCATTCAAAACACCGTACGAAAAATTACGGCGGATCCCGATCGTGCCCTCATCGCCCTGCTCTCCGGCGGGCGCAAAACCATGAGCTCGCACCTTATGGCCGCGATGCAGCTTTTTGGCCGGCGTCAGGACCGCCTCATCCACATCCTCGTGCCCCCGGAGGCCGAAACCAACCGGGAGTTCTTCTTCCCGAGCGAAGCGGTCCTCAACCCCGCAACCGGTCTGCCCCTGAGCAAAGACCGGATTTCGATTGACCTGATTGACATCCCCTACCTCCGGCTGCGTCCGTGGCTCGAGGGCGAGATGGATTACACGCAAAACTTTGCGCAACTGCTCGAAGCTGCCGACCAAAAACTCCGGGCGCAGGAAGCCCATCCCGTCCGCAGTTTCGTGATTGATATCGGAAACAAGACCGAACCCCTGCGCATCAACGGGATTTCGACGCCCGCGACGCTGCCGCCGCGACAGCTTGCACTGCTGTGTCTGTTCATCTGGCGCAACATCCGCAGCGGTGCCGTGACCGGAACATCGCTTCGGGAAATAGTAGAGGATGAAAGCCTGT
This genomic stretch from Cyclonatronum proteinivorum harbors:
- a CDS encoding cytochrome-c peroxidase; this encodes MYYYLSSETKSKPAMLLIVLISLIAVFGLLSCQQGADRTAEAPVTPHPLFEILPDDVEDPEDNIRTPERIDLGHKLFFEPKLSRSGIISCNSCHVVGAAGVDHRARAIGEGAQVGPRNSPTVFNAAFLKAQFWDGRAATLEEQAKGPIQAHVEMDLTPEEAINRLYNTGYMPYFEAAFPDEEEPLTFENLAKAIAAFERTLLTPGSPFDHYLAGNYEILNDQELRGLSLFQDAGCASCHHGPLLGGNLFMEFSHLGGEDVGRGAITGYPGDQFVFRVAPLRNVALTYPYFHDGSVATLEEAVSIMGHAQLNRDLNEQEVDDIVAFLNTLTGEFPMIAHPSLPRNPPAQRR
- a CDS encoding LPP20 family lipoprotein, which encodes MNKLYIPALFLSLMLIAGACGSSSSSSITNVVVPEWILNTPVDDDYFFGTGNTTSRDMSLAVTKSATEARIEIAQQIEVKMSGMQRRFQEEVGLGENSELLDQFTNAYKAVADETLVGSRIINQEIRQEGSIYRAFVLVEMPVGAASEAMMQRLRENENLYTRFRATEAFRDLERELEEYRDQRNRP
- the csm6 gene encoding CRISPR-associated ring nuclease Csm6, encoding MYTLIATIGTSPAVLTEAVYALHEQGLWPVEEVIIITTKTGAAKTRELLFGEGSDTESQWSRLCRALGIGVHDIRVPGMRELRGIPAGEGGSELEDVRNTADDARMAAFIQNTVRKITADPDRALIALLSGGRKTMSSHLMAAMQLFGRRQDRLIHILVPPEAETNREFFFPSEAVLNPATGLPLSKDRISIDLIDIPYLRLRPWLEGEMDYTQNFAQLLEAADQKLRAQEAHPVRSFVIDIGNKTEPLRINGISTPATLPPRQLALLCLFIWRNIRSGAVTGTSLREIVEDESLFEALHIFYRTAKHGSSDQTDEEARTINLAEARDQDDWAHDLYWYDEKQRKLEKRSFPKERSELWKKLRQVQQAHPDLNTWPENHFFQDTDPPRKAAVDRRYLISIPPQACRITGLHPDDARELGLD
- a CDS encoding DUF5686 and carboxypeptidase-like regulatory domain-containing protein, which codes for MIQPVSEYNLQYHMYHGSSREGGSGNEGPKKALKRGLLILALVFVLIGIERAKAVIFSGTAVLTEQQDTLRVTGLVTDAETGEGLPAVNIQVEGTFRGAITNNEGFFDFPVPKFPATLTFRFIGYETESLTFTAETRDQLVALQPSSIELEALVFTGEDPANHIMERVILRKQLWQNELENWRADAYTRTRLSNNEGIVSISESLTQTWWKRGRGFREFMIDQRQTSNLLADQNFAGTRNLPNFYDDEIEIAGFQVIGVTHPNAFRYYDFRVEGRRYIGNQMVWDIRVIPKTRLQPVFEGTVSVLADEYALLEVNLVPGEMIFFPPPIQEFNLRYQQQFSNYGGPFWLPVDVRINGVVEVGFPGFRFPEIRFDLVSSIREYEVNIAVPDSVFGTQRSLTRLSEPERARLNRSFEHEPEAIPLSEAERLAYETIDSTQTISDAFQPSGFLARIAGEGAVQTGPPTQREFRRSVSYRPQLRFNRAETFYAGLNPRFDITPGLRIEALLGYGTGTETWSWGGSVLYRVPQLERRLGLRLTYDADTRARINPGQYNFTFASLNTLIGNADYFDYYRSERFSLTGIWIPGQRIAGQPLRAEIGFFQESQQSLEQTTSYSFRGGVVQRPNVPIEDGEMRGIEARVRLGAAPASFGVAGGSALTLGLKHANDDWMGGDFGFTRYEAQLDLRIETFLRRRFFTNTLDLRLKAFTHTGDLPVQAFGGLDSRLSVFAPYGGFRTTSNRILEGEHGAALFWEHNFRSAPFELIGARWLARQGLGLLIHGGSGRTWISDDRLETLGFQPFYDNAFRHEAGISLNGIFSLARIDANWRLDRPGFYAGVSIARIF
- a CDS encoding penicillin-binding protein activator LpoB, translated to MKTPSLIHSFIIVLSFLFVASCAGGPSQTVTRVGADEAPELSGRWNDRDARIVSETMIGDVLRRPWLQRFKDAQDREPVVIVGRVQNDSMEHIDTEVFTRDLERELINSGEVRFVAGGNVRADIREERSQQQQYASFETVKNLAQELGADFMLVGNINSIIDESVDRRQAVIFYSVNLELVNVETTEKVWIGNEQIRKVIERRAIR
- a CDS encoding LPP20 family lipoprotein — its product is MKQLFTIPLTLALSIMLISCASTPRTPQWLTSPGDVYPDQQYLTAIGSGSSLQAAQDNAAGNLARTFRADVQASQTLVDDFLETMQGEDVNLNRITSLISTTQVTSDLEMLNVQMYETHRSPEGTYYVLIGFERLPTSIIYSREITSNDMVIESIVGQAERDNSVIRKMGFYRAALTISRVNENLSQQRDLILARSVPFNTETERRLEIERKLDELADQATVEIHTSDDFPRELDGALRGAFQELGFRTGEGVGSALLNVRADFLMEDTDLGRTDAHFKHWSLTVDIQDTQTRTDFSSFFREGRTGAATEDQASRRTARDARAAVERPFKTFLEAQLRELIRD